In Silene latifolia isolate original U9 population chromosome 3, ASM4854445v1, whole genome shotgun sequence, a single window of DNA contains:
- the LOC141648457 gene encoding benzyl alcohol O-benzoyltransferase-like, with the protein MSNKTSLVFKVTRHTPELITPAAPTRYEFKELSDIDDQPGLWMRVPGIQFYRSAPNMLGTDPARVIKEAVSKALVPFYPLAGRLRKKEGNKLVVECNAEGVMFTEADAEVSLDEFSEAQLHPPIPCIDELLYDELDGYDGILNSPLVLIQVTRLKCGGFILAHKINHVMADGSGLAQFLNAVGELARGAQFLSVYPIWKRDLIRARDPPQITCEHPEFDQIPDIPFGDDLVHKAFFFGANEIAALRRSLPAHQKSSSTFEMLTAVIWRSRTIALRIRPDEEVRLRLYMNTRHKYKNPPLPAGFYGNGIATPVTISTASLLTRNPIGYAVDQVKLVKNKVNEEYVKSVADFLVVNDKPRTTRTHTFTVSDVSKLKLDSFDFGWGPPVQGGPARGFMGGPTPGYGSFYLASKNSKGESGILVPIYLPPLAMERFEKEINGYLDNSVSEYPAPICSPRSFGKNGVTLNFGVGVKA; encoded by the exons ATGAGCAACAAAACATCCCTAGTGTTTAAGGTGACTAGGCATACGCCGGAGTTAATAACTCCGGCTGCGCCAACTCGATACGAGTTCAAAGAGTTATCAGACATAGATGACCAACCTGGTCTCTGGATGCGCGTACCTGGCATCCAGTTTTACAGGTCTGCGCCAAACATGCTTGGCACAGACCCTGCCAGGGTGATCAAGGAGGCTGTAAGCAAAGCCTTAGTACCGTTTTACCCATTAGCCGGGCGGCTAAGGAAGAAAGAGGGGAATAAGTTAGTGGTAGAGTGTAACGCAGAAGGGGTTATGTTTACGGAGGCGGATGCGGAGGTTAGTTTAGATGAGTTTAGTGAAGCTCAACTTCATCCTCCTATTCCTTGTATTGATGAACTCCTTTATGATGAACTTGATGGCTATGATGGGATTCTTAACTCCCCTTTGGTTCTCATTCAG GTAACGAGGCTTAAATGTGGAGGGTTTATATTGGCACACAAAATAAATCACGTGATGGCAGACGGGTCAGGTCTAGCTCAATTCTTAAACGCAGTGGGAGAGTTGGCCCGTGGAGCACAATTCTTATCGGTCTACCCGATTTGGAAACGCGACTTGATCCGTGCTCGAGATCCACCACAAATCACTTGTGAGCACCCGGAGTTTGATCAAATTCCCGATATTCCATTTGGTGATGATTTGGTTCACAAGGCGTTCTTCTTTG GCGCAAATGAGATTGCAGCCCTACGTCGCTCGCTTCCAGCCCACCAAAAATCCTCGTCGACATTCGAAATGTTGACTGCCGTAATTTGGAGGAGCCGCACCATCGCGTTGCGGATTCGTCCTGACGAGGAAGTTCGGCTACGACTCTACATGAACACCCGACACAAATACAAGAACCCGCCCCTACCTGCCGGGTTCTACGGTAATGGCATCGCCACACCCGTAACCATATCAACCGCCAGCCTACTGACCCGAAACCCCATCGGGTACGCCGTTGACCAAGTCAAACTGGTTAAAAATAAAGTCAACGAGGAGTACGTCAAGTCCGTCGCTGACTTTTTAGTGGTTAACGATAAACCCCGAACCACTAGGACCCACACATTTACCGTGTCCGACGTCAGCAAGCTTAAGCTTGACAGCTTTGACTTCGGGTGGGGACCGCCTGTACAAGGCGGTCCCGCTAGAGGGTTTATGGGTGGGCCTACCCCAGGATATGGGAGCTTTTATTTGGCTTCTAAAAATAGTAAGGGCGAAAGTGGAATTTTGGTGCCGATTTATTTACCACCTTTGGCTATGGAGAGGTTCGAAAAGGAGATAAACGGGTATTTGGATAATTCAGTTTCGGAGTACCCGGCTCCGATTTGTAGCCCGAGATCGTTCGGGAAGAATGGTGTTACGTTGAATTTTGGTGTTGGGGTGAAAGCCTAA